One window of the Actinomyces wuliandei genome contains the following:
- a CDS encoding 4-(cytidine 5'-diphospho)-2-C-methyl-D-erythritol kinase — MSHLRPVSGPTGSSPARSGSATSVRVEAPGKVNLFLSVGAPRKDGYHPLVTVFQAVRLIETVTARRQSRQAHGRVSLVLEEPDAMVPTDHSNLAVRAAGLLAEATGVTEGVDLLLRKRVPVAGGMAGGSADAAAALVACNALWGTGLDVSELTVLAARLGADVPFPLLGATAIGRGRGDTVAPVMTRGTYQWVLALQEKGLSTPEVFARFDELGAAVGTHPVAEEVPGPLTAALRSGDPVALAATMRNDLQDAAVDLRPELAEVIRVAQEAGALRAVVSGAGPTVAALVRDTGAAQRVHRALRASGLCSRVLRTDAPVAGARVVG, encoded by the coding sequence ATGAGCCACCTGCGTCCTGTTTCCGGCCCGACAGGGTCCAGTCCCGCCCGCTCAGGCTCCGCCACCTCTGTGCGGGTGGAGGCGCCGGGGAAGGTCAACCTGTTCCTGTCCGTGGGAGCGCCCAGGAAGGACGGCTATCACCCGCTGGTGACCGTCTTCCAGGCGGTGCGTCTGATCGAGACGGTCACTGCCCGGCGCCAGTCGAGGCAGGCCCACGGCAGGGTGAGCCTGGTCCTGGAGGAGCCCGACGCCATGGTTCCCACCGACCACTCCAACCTGGCTGTCCGGGCGGCTGGCCTCCTAGCCGAGGCGACGGGGGTGACTGAGGGGGTTGACCTCCTGCTGCGCAAGCGTGTCCCTGTGGCCGGGGGCATGGCCGGGGGCTCGGCGGACGCGGCGGCGGCGCTGGTGGCCTGCAACGCGTTGTGGGGGACAGGCCTGGACGTCTCCGAGCTGACGGTCCTGGCGGCCCGCCTTGGCGCGGACGTCCCCTTCCCGCTCCTCGGGGCGACGGCGATCGGTCGTGGCCGAGGCGACACTGTGGCCCCTGTGATGACCCGTGGTACCTACCAGTGGGTGCTTGCCCTCCAGGAGAAGGGGCTGTCGACCCCGGAGGTCTTCGCGCGCTTCGATGAGCTGGGTGCTGCTGTCGGCACCCACCCGGTAGCCGAGGAGGTTCCCGGTCCTCTTACCGCAGCGCTGCGCAGCGGGGACCCTGTCGCCCTGGCTGCCACCATGCGCAACGACCTCCAGGACGCAGCGGTAGACCTGCGTCCCGAGCTCGCCGAGGTGATCAGGGTTGCCCAGGAGGCCGGTGCCCTGCGTGCCGTCGTCTCGGGGGCGGGACCAACGGTGGCGGCGCTCGTTCGTGACACCGGTGCTGCGCAGCGGGTCCACCGCGCGCTGCGCGCCTCAGGCCTGTGCTCGCGGGTGCTGCGTACTGACGCCCCGGTGGCTGGCGCACGGGTGGTGGGCTGA
- the rsmA gene encoding 16S rRNA (adenine(1518)-N(6)/adenine(1519)-N(6))-dimethyltransferase RsmA encodes MHAGQRTCQDSGRQAGRLLGPTEVRSLCRDLGIRPAKALGQNFVHDAGTVRRIVRTADVQKGEATLEVGPGLGSLTLALLEAGAQVVAVEVDPVLAGALPQTVASHMPWASHRLKVVTMDALSLSGPEHLEGLLPTRMVANLPYNVAVPVLLTALARLPSLETLTVMVQAEVADRLAALPGSRTYGAPSAKAAWYASVRRAGAVSRGVFWPVPRVDSALVHLRRREPPATRASRDEVFAVIDAAFAQRRKTLRQALAPVAGSAAGAESALRAAGIDPGDRGERLDVMAFATLTQHLRRVCEERP; translated from the coding sequence GTGCACGCGGGCCAGCGCACATGCCAGGACTCCGGCCGGCAGGCGGGCAGGCTCCTCGGGCCGACTGAGGTCCGCAGCCTGTGCCGTGACCTGGGGATCCGTCCCGCCAAGGCCCTGGGCCAGAACTTCGTCCACGACGCCGGTACCGTGCGCCGCATCGTGCGTACCGCCGACGTGCAGAAGGGGGAGGCGACTCTTGAGGTGGGACCGGGACTGGGCTCCCTGACCCTGGCTCTCCTGGAGGCAGGCGCGCAGGTGGTCGCCGTTGAGGTTGATCCCGTGCTGGCCGGAGCGCTGCCGCAGACTGTGGCCAGCCACATGCCCTGGGCGTCCCACCGGCTGAAAGTCGTGACGATGGACGCGCTGAGCCTGAGCGGGCCCGAGCACCTGGAGGGCCTCCTGCCGACCCGGATGGTGGCCAACCTGCCCTACAACGTGGCAGTCCCCGTGCTGCTCACCGCTCTGGCCCGCCTACCGAGCCTGGAGACGCTGACGGTCATGGTCCAGGCGGAGGTCGCTGACCGTCTCGCCGCACTTCCGGGGTCGCGCACCTACGGCGCCCCGAGCGCCAAGGCCGCCTGGTACGCCTCGGTCCGTCGCGCAGGAGCCGTGTCCCGAGGTGTCTTCTGGCCGGTTCCCCGCGTCGACTCCGCGCTGGTCCACCTGCGGCGGCGGGAGCCTCCAGCCACCCGTGCCTCCCGGGATGAGGTCTTCGCCGTCATTGATGCTGCTTTTGCCCAGCGTCGTAAGACGCTGCGGCAGGCGCTGGCTCCCGTGGCGGGCAGCGCCGCTGGTGCCGAGTCGGCTCTTCGTGCCGCCGGTATCGACCCCGGTGACCGTGGTGAACGCCTAGATGTGATGGCCTTTGCCACTTTGACCCAGCACCTGCGCCGTGTCTGTGAGGAGCGTCCATGA
- a CDS encoding resuscitation-promoting factor — protein sequence MSESDSPDRADAAVDSTASRRSAWLRAGVAAAVLSLALSGGAYAAVRVTSGGSSGQDTSAASLGGEAHPSTAQGEGVVVEGSGAEVSTVTEEATEAHGTVEQETGDLPEGERRVVTEGADGVVRTVYQVTTVDGEEVSRQAVSSVVVSEKVDEVVQVGTGAQEAAEPTASTSEDSSPSSGGSSGQETEASQEQPSDTSGSQEGSEGAGSGGEASSGSSGSSEAGSDDVWAALAQCESGGDPTANTGNGYYGMYQFSLSTWQAYGGSGLPSEASAAEQTAVAKRLQAAAGWGQWPHCAAQLGLL from the coding sequence GTGTCCGAGAGCGACAGCCCTGACCGTGCGGACGCAGCCGTGGACTCGACGGCGAGTCGGCGTTCCGCCTGGCTGCGTGCGGGTGTCGCTGCTGCCGTCTTGTCGCTGGCCCTGTCTGGCGGCGCCTACGCGGCTGTGCGGGTGACTTCCGGAGGGTCCTCAGGGCAGGACACCTCGGCGGCGTCGCTGGGCGGTGAGGCTCACCCCTCTACCGCCCAGGGAGAGGGCGTCGTCGTGGAGGGGTCTGGTGCTGAGGTGTCGACGGTCACGGAGGAGGCTACTGAGGCTCACGGGACCGTGGAGCAGGAGACGGGTGACCTGCCTGAGGGTGAGAGGCGGGTGGTGACCGAGGGTGCTGACGGTGTGGTGCGTACGGTCTACCAGGTGACCACTGTTGACGGTGAGGAGGTCTCGCGTCAGGCGGTGTCCTCGGTGGTGGTCTCGGAGAAGGTTGACGAGGTGGTCCAGGTCGGCACCGGTGCGCAGGAGGCGGCCGAGCCCACCGCGTCCACCTCGGAGGACTCCTCCCCGTCCTCTGGTGGCTCCTCCGGGCAGGAGACCGAGGCGTCCCAGGAGCAGCCCTCAGACACCAGCGGCTCACAGGAAGGCTCGGAGGGCGCCGGCTCCGGGGGTGAGGCATCCTCCGGGTCCTCTGGCTCCTCGGAGGCAGGCTCTGACGACGTCTGGGCGGCGCTGGCCCAGTGCGAGTCCGGAGGAGACCCGACAGCAAACACTGGTAACGGCTATTACGGGATGTATCAGTTCTCGTTGAGCACCTGGCAGGCCTACGGTGGTTCCGGCCTGCCGTCAGAGGCCTCCGCTGCTGAGCAGACCGCTGTTGCCAAGCGGCTCCAGGCAGCGGCCGGATGGGGCCAGTGGCCCCACTGCGCCGCCCAGCTGGGGCTGCTCTGA
- a CDS encoding G5 domain-containing protein, which produces MGRHSQTSSLNTTLVELGALASRGLTPANGHGRRRAEGPASTPFAPMLFRAGGVAAALSIAVSGGAYAAVSSQGEEGTSADGAFGALGAEAPTPAEQGGGQATVVEGSGAEVSTVTEEATEAHGTVEQETGDLPEGERRVVTEGADGVVRTVYQVTTVDGEEVSRQAVSSVVVSEKVDEVVQVGTGAQEAAEPAADSSSGGSSEEPAPGDSSDTSSSGAGDVQAAASGGTDPASAQAIAKSMMAGYGWDDAEFSCLVNLWNRESNWNYQAQNPSSGAYGIPQALPGSKMAETGSDWQTNPVTQITWGLGYISGRYGTPCSAWAHSESVGWY; this is translated from the coding sequence GTGGGTCGTCACTCTCAGACAAGCTCTCTGAACACCACCCTGGTGGAGCTCGGTGCCCTGGCCTCCAGGGGCCTGACTCCCGCCAACGGGCACGGCAGGCGGCGCGCCGAGGGTCCTGCAAGCACCCCCTTCGCCCCCATGCTCTTCCGTGCCGGCGGTGTGGCTGCTGCCCTGTCGATCGCCGTCTCTGGTGGCGCGTACGCGGCTGTCTCCTCCCAGGGTGAGGAGGGCACCTCCGCCGACGGCGCCTTCGGTGCCCTGGGCGCGGAGGCGCCGACGCCTGCGGAGCAGGGAGGCGGCCAGGCTACCGTCGTGGAGGGGTCTGGTGCTGAGGTGTCGACGGTCACGGAGGAGGCTACTGAGGCTCACGGGACCGTGGAGCAGGAGACGGGTGACCTGCCTGAGGGTGAGAGGCGGGTGGTGACCGAGGGTGCTGACGGTGTGGTGCGTACGGTCTACCAGGTGACCACTGTTGACGGTGAGGAGGTCTCGCGTCAGGCGGTGTCCTCGGTGGTGGTCTCGGAGAAGGTTGACGAGGTGGTCCAGGTCGGCACCGGTGCGCAGGAGGCGGCCGAGCCTGCTGCCGACTCCTCCTCCGGCGGCTCCTCGGAGGAGCCTGCCCCGGGTGACTCCTCTGACACCTCCTCCAGCGGAGCCGGGGACGTGCAGGCTGCCGCCAGTGGGGGCACTGACCCTGCCAGCGCCCAGGCGATCGCGAAGTCGATGATGGCTGGCTACGGCTGGGACGACGCTGAGTTCTCCTGCCTGGTCAACCTGTGGAACCGTGAGTCCAACTGGAACTACCAGGCTCAGAACCCCTCCTCAGGCGCCTACGGCATCCCGCAGGCCCTGCCGGGCTCCAAGATGGCGGAGACTGGTTCGGACTGGCAGACCAACCCGGTGACTCAGATCACCTGGGGGCTGGGCTACATCTCTGGTCGGTACGGCACTCCCTGCTCCGCCTGGGCGCACTCGGAGTCTGTGGGCTGGTACTGA
- a CDS encoding TatD family hydrolase: MSPRRTDRSWPPADAVEPLALPVTDNHAHLPVPADVSLPGGAQPVRADELVARAQAVGVTRIITSACEVPTWKPSLSLAQDLAGVRVALAVHPNEAVAHAGVREVGPDGLEPRTSAHHEEPLDDVLARLEQVARTHRDLVVAIGETGLDYFRTGPRGAQAQKEAFRAHVALAKDLDLPLQVHDRDAHEDCVSLLLADGPPRRTVFHCFSGGTSLAAACADNGWYVSVAGPVTYPSNGWLREALATVPAELLLVETDAPYLPPRQWRGRPNGSYLMGATVRCLAELRDSDEERICQRLQETTRLVYGTWPEAVV, encoded by the coding sequence GTGAGCCCCAGGAGAACAGATCGGTCGTGGCCACCCGCCGACGCCGTCGAGCCCCTGGCCCTGCCGGTCACGGACAACCACGCCCACCTGCCCGTGCCTGCGGACGTGAGCCTGCCCGGCGGTGCCCAGCCGGTGCGCGCCGACGAGCTGGTCGCCAGGGCGCAGGCCGTCGGGGTGACCAGGATCATCACCTCAGCCTGCGAGGTGCCGACCTGGAAGCCCTCGCTGTCCCTGGCCCAGGACCTGGCGGGCGTGCGGGTGGCCCTTGCCGTCCACCCCAATGAGGCCGTGGCCCACGCGGGCGTGCGCGAGGTCGGCCCTGACGGCCTGGAGCCGCGTACCAGCGCGCACCACGAGGAGCCGCTGGACGACGTCCTGGCCCGGCTGGAGCAGGTTGCGCGTACTCACCGCGACCTTGTGGTGGCGATCGGGGAGACCGGTCTGGACTACTTCCGCACCGGTCCGCGAGGGGCGCAGGCCCAGAAGGAGGCTTTCCGTGCCCACGTCGCCCTGGCCAAGGACCTCGACCTCCCGCTGCAGGTCCACGACCGTGACGCGCACGAGGACTGCGTGTCGCTCCTCCTGGCTGACGGGCCTCCCCGGCGCACGGTCTTCCACTGCTTCTCCGGCGGGACCTCGCTGGCGGCAGCCTGTGCGGACAACGGGTGGTACGTCTCGGTCGCGGGTCCGGTGACCTACCCCTCCAACGGGTGGCTGCGTGAGGCCTTGGCCACTGTCCCGGCGGAGCTGCTGCTGGTGGAGACCGACGCCCCCTACCTTCCGCCCAGGCAGTGGCGTGGTCGCCCCAACGGCTCCTACCTCATGGGTGCCACGGTGCGCTGTCTGGCCGAGCTGCGGGACAGTGACGAGGAGCGCATCTGCCAGCGTCTTCAGGAGACGACCCGGCTCGTCTACGGTACGTGGCCGGAGGCGGTGGTCTGA
- the metG gene encoding methionine--tRNA ligase — protein sequence MTHILSAVAWPYANGPRHIGHVAGFGVPSDVFSRYMRMAGHDVLMVSGTDEHGTPILVAADEEGVSARELADRNNRLIVEDLVALGLSYDLFTRTTAGNHYRVVQDMFRTVRDNGYMVQKVTRSAISPSTGRTLPDRYIEGTCPICGSSRARGDQCDSCGNQLDPTDLVSPRSRINGEVPEFVESTHWFLDLPALASSLGAWLEERAASGTWRPNVIRFSQNLLDDVRPRAMTRDIDWGIPVPGWEDQPTKRLYVWFDAVIGYLSASVEWARRSGDPEAWRAWWNDPAALSYYFMGKDNIVFHSQIWPAELLGYDGEGDRGGAAGDLGTLNLPTEVVSSEFLTMEGRKFSSSHGIVIYVRDFLQRYQADALRYFICAAGPETADADFTWAEFVRRTNGELVAGWGNLVNRTASMIHKRFGAVPAPGRLQDVDRALLDAVEAGFATVGGLIARHRQKAALAEAMRLVGEANKYVADTQPFKLRGEDEETRERLATVLHTLAQVVADLNLMLSPFLPHAANDIDRILGGEGTVAPMPRAEEVDELDPEVLPEALAGRQGYPVITGDYTGAPTWGRHQVVVGAEVARPVPVFTKLDEAVVEEELARYAALVPPEADDAGA from the coding sequence ATGACCCACATCCTGTCCGCAGTCGCCTGGCCTTACGCCAACGGCCCGCGCCACATCGGCCACGTCGCCGGCTTCGGAGTCCCCTCCGACGTCTTCTCCCGGTACATGCGCATGGCGGGTCACGACGTGCTCATGGTGTCGGGCACGGACGAGCACGGCACCCCGATCCTCGTCGCTGCCGACGAGGAGGGGGTCAGCGCCCGTGAGCTGGCGGACCGCAACAACCGTCTCATCGTCGAGGACCTGGTGGCCCTGGGCCTGTCCTACGACCTGTTCACCCGTACCACGGCAGGCAACCACTACCGGGTGGTGCAGGACATGTTCCGAACGGTGCGGGACAACGGCTACATGGTTCAGAAGGTCACCCGCTCGGCCATCTCCCCCTCCACGGGCCGTACCCTGCCGGACCGCTACATTGAGGGGACCTGTCCTATCTGTGGCTCCTCCCGGGCCAGGGGCGACCAGTGCGACTCCTGCGGCAACCAGCTGGACCCCACCGACCTGGTCAGCCCGCGCTCGCGGATCAACGGGGAGGTGCCTGAGTTCGTGGAGTCCACCCACTGGTTCCTGGATCTGCCCGCCCTGGCCTCCTCCCTGGGGGCCTGGCTGGAGGAGCGCGCGGCCTCGGGGACCTGGAGGCCCAACGTCATCCGGTTCTCCCAGAACCTTCTCGACGACGTGCGCCCCCGGGCTATGACGCGCGACATCGACTGGGGAATTCCTGTCCCGGGCTGGGAGGACCAGCCCACCAAGCGTCTCTACGTGTGGTTCGACGCCGTTATCGGCTACCTGTCGGCCTCTGTCGAGTGGGCCCGGCGCAGCGGGGACCCCGAGGCCTGGCGGGCATGGTGGAACGACCCTGCCGCCCTGTCCTACTACTTCATGGGCAAGGACAACATCGTCTTCCACTCCCAGATCTGGCCGGCCGAGCTCCTGGGCTACGACGGCGAGGGGGACCGCGGAGGAGCGGCCGGGGACCTGGGGACCCTGAACCTGCCCACCGAGGTGGTCTCCAGCGAGTTCCTCACCATGGAGGGCAGGAAGTTTTCCTCCAGTCACGGCATCGTTATCTACGTACGTGACTTCCTCCAGAGGTACCAGGCTGACGCCCTGCGCTACTTCATCTGCGCCGCCGGGCCGGAGACCGCCGACGCGGACTTCACCTGGGCGGAGTTCGTGCGCCGCACCAACGGGGAGCTGGTCGCGGGCTGGGGCAACCTGGTCAACCGCACCGCCTCCATGATCCACAAGCGCTTCGGGGCCGTCCCGGCCCCCGGAAGGCTCCAGGACGTGGACCGTGCCCTTCTTGACGCCGTCGAGGCCGGGTTCGCCACGGTGGGTGGCCTCATCGCCCGGCACCGCCAGAAGGCAGCCCTGGCAGAGGCGATGCGCCTGGTGGGTGAGGCGAACAAGTACGTGGCCGACACCCAGCCCTTCAAGCTCCGGGGGGAGGACGAGGAGACCCGGGAGCGGCTGGCCACCGTGCTCCACACGCTGGCCCAGGTCGTGGCCGACCTCAACCTCATGCTCTCACCCTTCCTTCCCCACGCAGCCAACGACATCGACAGGATCCTGGGCGGTGAGGGGACGGTGGCGCCTATGCCCCGTGCCGAGGAGGTCGACGAGCTGGACCCGGAGGTCCTGCCGGAGGCCCTTGCCGGACGCCAGGGCTACCCGGTGATCACCGGCGACTACACCGGCGCGCCGACATGGGGGCGCCACCAGGTCGTCGTGGGGGCGGAGGTCGCCAGGCCTGTGCCCGTGTTCACCAAGCTGGACGAGGCAGTCGTGGAGGAGGAGCTGGCTCGCTACGCAGCCCTGGTGCCTCCCGAGGCCGACGACGCCGGTGCCTGA
- the rsmI gene encoding 16S rRNA (cytidine(1402)-2'-O)-methyltransferase encodes MDDRTFSAGSVSGAPGPERAQEDLAEPARCALSAPACERRRDGAVVPVGDPGVSTASGPQPGTITLAATPIGHVDDASPRLRSHLEGADLVAAEDTRRLTNLMRRLGVVPRGRVVSFHEHNECARAADLVSAAQEGRSVVVVSDAGMPAVSDPGYRLVTAAAQVGVPVTVLPGPSAVLTALVLSGLPTDRFCFEGFLPRKDSERRRVLHALAAQTRTMVFFESPRRVGTTLQVMAEVLGTDRPAALCREMTKTFEEVLRAGLGDLARLAADGVRGEVVLVVAGARPPVADAQAAAREALALADNGTRLREAAAQVAGAAGLRPNEVYRAALAQRGH; translated from the coding sequence ATGGATGACCGCACCTTCTCCGCTGGCAGCGTTTCCGGTGCCCCGGGGCCCGAGAGGGCTCAGGAGGACCTCGCCGAGCCTGCCAGGTGTGCCCTGTCGGCCCCGGCCTGCGAGCGGAGACGGGACGGTGCCGTGGTGCCGGTCGGCGATCCTGGCGTATCAACGGCCTCCGGGCCGCAGCCGGGGACTATCACCCTGGCCGCGACCCCGATCGGTCATGTGGACGACGCCTCCCCACGACTGCGCAGCCACCTGGAGGGGGCGGACCTTGTCGCTGCGGAGGACACGCGACGCCTGACAAACCTGATGCGGCGACTAGGCGTGGTTCCCAGGGGGCGGGTGGTCTCCTTCCACGAGCACAACGAGTGTGCTCGTGCCGCCGACCTTGTCTCTGCCGCCCAGGAGGGACGCAGCGTCGTCGTGGTCTCGGACGCGGGTATGCCTGCGGTCTCGGACCCGGGCTACCGTCTTGTCACGGCAGCAGCCCAGGTCGGTGTCCCAGTTACTGTGCTTCCCGGCCCCTCAGCGGTGCTCACCGCCCTGGTGCTGTCGGGGCTACCGACCGACCGCTTCTGCTTCGAGGGCTTCCTGCCCCGCAAGGACAGCGAGCGGCGCCGGGTGCTGCACGCCCTCGCGGCCCAGACGCGCACCATGGTCTTCTTCGAGTCGCCTCGTCGGGTCGGCACCACCTTGCAGGTCATGGCCGAGGTCCTCGGTACCGACCGGCCCGCCGCCCTGTGCCGGGAGATGACCAAGACGTTCGAGGAGGTGCTCCGGGCAGGGCTGGGCGATCTCGCGAGGCTCGCTGCTGACGGTGTCCGGGGGGAGGTCGTTCTTGTGGTTGCTGGCGCCCGGCCCCCGGTGGCTGACGCCCAGGCGGCGGCCCGCGAGGCTCTTGCCCTGGCAGACAACGGTACGCGGCTCAGGGAGGCGGCAGCCCAGGTCGCCGGGGCAGCCGGGCTGCGTCCCAACGAGGTCTACCGTGCCGCGCTGGCCCAGCGGGGTCACTGA
- a CDS encoding dolichyl-phosphate-mannose--protein mannosyltransferase, with protein sequence MTTASTSSPDKAADTQAETPGADLRDAASPPPSGTEGAVAPAPPGSLADGHRTEDDLRAALGLEPVGWTAPRAVRVRGWVATGVAGLVAALLRLVGLAHPSSLMFDEIYYVKDAYALWTVGYEAQWAEGSDELFAAGDFSGMSTEPSFVVHPQLGKWLIGLGMQVLGPESAVGWRIVPAIAGILTVVLLARLTFRLTGSPVLTGLAGLLLAIDGVALTESRIGLLDVFVGLFATLTMYCVVRDRQWSRARLARDLAGTGAGHLAPRAHARPWLWAAGAALGLTCSIKWSGLYLLAVVGVMVVVWDTQALRKVQAKAWFLEGTIARGIGDFIRLVPTAAAVYLLMWWSWFTHDSAYKHGWAAQQRAVGGTARSWLPDALNDLVEYHLSMYTFHVGLDSEHPYQSRPAGWLLQLRPTSFYWVGEEEMAGQGCGSQRCVQAITSIGNIPIWWAACVALVAVVLLATVGRDWRAWVPLAGYLGLYVPWFQYPDRTIFTFYTVAFVPFVVLVLVLGLGMASGLLPPRPGTPPTAAEGGSGLFARTTWRWPGSRARLSSGALQAEADDGHARGRDCSGQDKAADPSGPGTAASADRGVAPGSGQRDDPVVAGPGWPLRVPGKLSPVVQHWTAVPSGTVRRGGVVLVGVVVASAVAFAVVWWPVWVGWVVSYEFWRWHMLLGSWV encoded by the coding sequence GTGACCACAGCGAGTACGTCGTCCCCCGACAAGGCTGCCGACACACAGGCAGAAACGCCTGGAGCCGACCTGCGGGACGCGGCCAGCCCACCCCCGTCTGGCACCGAGGGGGCTGTGGCCCCAGCTCCTCCCGGCAGCCTCGCGGACGGCCATCGCACTGAGGACGACCTCCGCGCCGCGCTGGGGCTTGAGCCCGTGGGGTGGACGGCTCCCCGGGCCGTCCGGGTCCGAGGCTGGGTGGCGACCGGGGTGGCCGGGCTCGTTGCCGCCCTGCTCAGGCTTGTCGGGCTGGCTCACCCCAGCAGCCTCATGTTTGACGAGATCTACTACGTCAAGGACGCCTACGCCTTGTGGACCGTGGGCTACGAGGCGCAGTGGGCTGAAGGGTCGGACGAGCTGTTCGCGGCGGGGGACTTCTCCGGTATGTCGACAGAGCCCAGCTTCGTTGTCCACCCCCAGCTCGGCAAGTGGCTGATCGGCCTGGGTATGCAGGTCCTTGGACCCGAGTCTGCGGTAGGTTGGAGGATTGTCCCCGCGATCGCTGGCATCCTCACCGTTGTACTCCTGGCCCGTCTGACATTCCGCCTGACCGGCTCCCCGGTCCTGACGGGGCTGGCGGGGCTGCTGCTGGCCATCGACGGGGTCGCCCTCACCGAGTCCAGGATCGGGCTGCTGGACGTCTTCGTGGGCCTGTTCGCGACCCTCACGATGTACTGCGTGGTGCGCGACCGCCAGTGGTCCCGGGCGAGGCTGGCCCGGGACCTTGCCGGCACGGGCGCTGGCCACCTCGCTCCTCGCGCGCACGCGCGCCCCTGGTTGTGGGCAGCAGGAGCGGCACTGGGGCTGACCTGCTCCATCAAGTGGTCCGGCCTGTACCTGCTGGCGGTTGTGGGAGTCATGGTCGTGGTGTGGGACACCCAGGCCCTGAGGAAGGTGCAGGCGAAGGCGTGGTTCCTGGAGGGAACCATTGCACGCGGGATCGGTGACTTTATCCGTCTTGTCCCCACGGCCGCCGCAGTCTACCTCCTCATGTGGTGGTCGTGGTTCACGCACGACAGCGCCTACAAGCACGGCTGGGCCGCGCAGCAGCGAGCGGTAGGGGGAACGGCACGGTCCTGGTTGCCTGACGCCCTCAACGACCTGGTGGAGTACCACCTGTCCATGTACACCTTTCACGTGGGCCTGGACTCCGAGCACCCCTACCAGTCCCGCCCCGCAGGATGGCTGCTGCAGCTGCGACCGACCTCGTTCTACTGGGTTGGCGAGGAGGAGATGGCAGGACAGGGCTGCGGATCGCAGCGGTGCGTCCAAGCCATCACCTCCATCGGCAACATCCCGATATGGTGGGCCGCCTGCGTGGCGCTAGTCGCCGTGGTCCTCCTGGCGACCGTCGGCCGCGACTGGCGCGCCTGGGTCCCGCTCGCTGGCTACCTGGGCCTGTACGTGCCGTGGTTCCAGTACCCCGACCGCACCATCTTCACCTTCTACACGGTAGCCTTCGTACCCTTTGTGGTGCTGGTGCTGGTGCTGGGGCTGGGCATGGCCTCGGGCCTGCTTCCTCCGCGCCCGGGGACGCCGCCTACCGCCGCTGAAGGAGGAAGTGGCCTGTTCGCCAGGACGACATGGCGGTGGCCCGGCAGCCGGGCACGGCTGTCCTCTGGTGCTCTCCAGGCCGAGGCTGACGACGGGCACGCCCGTGGGCGGGACTGTAGCGGACAGGACAAGGCAGCTGACCCCAGCGGGCCTGGCACAGCGGCCAGCGCCGATAGGGGTGTGGCGCCTGGTTCTGGACAGCGGGACGACCCGGTGGTGGCCGGTCCGGGGTGGCCGCTGCGGGTGCCGGGGAAGTTGTCACCTGTCGTCCAGCACTGGACGGCTGTGCCCTCCGGAACTGTACGCCGTGGTGGTGTGGTCCTGGTTGGCGTGGTAGTTGCATCGGCCGTAGCGTTCGCGGTGGTTTGGTGGCCTGTGTGGGTGGGGTGGGTGGTGTCCTACGAGTTCTGGCGGTGGCACATGCTGCTGGGGTCGTGGGTGTGA
- a CDS encoding SLC13 family permease: MPEITESGLGGQFGSTLLVIGLGAMIGRVVGDAGAARRIAVTIIDRLGERGVQWAMTVTSVLIEVTMFYEVAFVIIVPVAFTLVRATGRPLLWVGLPMSITLSTMHSFLPPHPGPTAVAGFYNVSVGLTLAIGLVVALPVGALISWLWPRLSLVRRMSPQIPEGLISDKELTEEQMPGLLPSLSVAPLPVVLIAGAAIYDMTRSADNLLTDVIAFVGSPPVALLACLLVACWVFGPHVGRTLSEVGESMSGGARAMAMILMVIGAGGAFKEVLDAIGVDEYIAEVTRTWTGQPAPAGLADRCDPAYRPGLGDGRGHHGRRDRRPAGHRLGVT, from the coding sequence ATCCCCGAGATCACCGAGAGCGGCCTAGGCGGCCAGTTCGGCTCCACGCTCCTGGTCATCGGCCTGGGCGCCATGATCGGCCGCGTTGTCGGCGACGCCGGGGCCGCGCGGCGCATCGCGGTCACGATCATCGATAGGCTCGGCGAGCGCGGTGTGCAGTGGGCCATGACCGTCACCTCCGTCCTTATCGAGGTGACCATGTTCTACGAGGTCGCCTTCGTCATCATCGTCCCGGTCGCCTTCACCCTGGTCCGCGCCACGGGCAGGCCCCTGCTGTGGGTCGGGCTGCCCATGTCCATCACCCTGTCCACGATGCACAGCTTCCTGCCACCCCACCCCGGCCCCACGGCAGTAGCCGGCTTCTACAACGTCTCCGTCGGCCTGACACTGGCCATCGGTCTGGTCGTGGCCCTGCCCGTGGGTGCGCTCATCTCCTGGCTGTGGCCGCGCCTGTCCCTGGTCAGGAGGATGAGCCCCCAGATCCCCGAGGGCCTCATAAGCGACAAGGAGCTCACCGAGGAGCAGATGCCCGGCCTCCTACCCTCGCTGTCCGTCGCCCCCCTGCCAGTGGTGCTCATCGCCGGGGCCGCCATCTACGACATGACCCGGTCGGCCGACAACCTGCTGACCGACGTCATCGCCTTCGTCGGCTCGCCGCCCGTCGCCCTGCTCGCGTGCCTGCTCGTCGCGTGCTGGGTGTTCGGCCCCCACGTCGGACGCACCCTCTCGGAGGTCGGCGAGTCCATGTCCGGAGGGGCCAGGGCCATGGCCATGATCCTCATGGTCATCGGGGCCGGTGGTGCCTTCAAGGAGGTGCTCGACGCCATCGGGGTGGACGAGTACATTGCCGAGGTCACCCGGACCTGGACCGGTCAGCCCGCTCCTGCTGGCCTGGCTGATCGCTGTGATCCTGCGTATCGCCCTGGGCTCGGCGACGGTCGCGGTCACCACGGCCGCCGGGATCGCCGCCCCGCTGGTCACCGGCTCGGTGTCACCTGA